From a single bacterium genomic region:
- a CDS encoding RtcB family protein: KDYFSAMASAANYAWCNRQILMHLVRETFGKFFGKKWQDLGMELIYDVAHNIAKLEKHKVNGKETLLCVHRKGATRAFPPNHPDIPLKYKSIGQPVIIPGDMGRASYLLAGTQKAFEETWGSTCHGAGRTMSRHKAIKIAKGRSIFREMEEKGITVRARNKNTLAEEMSEAYKDINMVVDIVHKAGISQKVAKMKPLGVIKG; this comes from the coding sequence GAAAAGATTATTTTTCTGCTATGGCGTCTGCGGCTAATTATGCGTGGTGCAATAGGCAAATACTTATGCATCTTGTAAGAGAAACCTTTGGAAAATTTTTCGGCAAGAAGTGGCAGGATTTGGGTATGGAACTGATATACGATGTAGCGCATAATATTGCCAAGTTAGAAAAACATAAGGTCAATGGGAAAGAAACTCTTCTTTGCGTCCATCGCAAAGGCGCAACAAGAGCTTTTCCGCCGAATCATCCTGATATCCCATTAAAATATAAAAGTATAGGTCAACCTGTTATAATTCCGGGTGATATGGGAAGGGCGTCTTATTTACTTGCCGGTACACAAAAAGCCTTTGAAGAAACATGGGGCAGTACCTGTCACGGAGCTGGAAGAACTATGAGCAGGCATAAGGCTATAAAGATTGCCAAAGGCAGGTCGATTTTTAGGGAGATGGAAGAAAAAGGCATTACAGTAAGGGCTAGGAACAAAAACACACTTGCAGAAGAAATGTCTGAAGCGTATAAAGATATAAATATGGTTGTGGATATAGTTCATAAGGCAGGGATATCGCAAAAAGTAGCAAAAATGAAACCTTTGGGTGTGATAAAGGGCTAA
- the serS gene encoding serine--tRNA ligase, with protein MLKLEYIRSNAEVVKKAMRDRSMKVNIDELLKSDEERRKLLGEVETLKHQRNIQSDDIGKLIKEGKDAEKLKDEMRDVSEQIKGLDKQVKEIEGKVNPVLLTIPNIPHSSVPVGKDAKDNKIVRKWGTIPKFNFSPKDHLQLAKNLDIIDFERALKIVGSNFPLYKKTGALIERALINFMLDVHTREHKYTEISPPLLANRSTMTGTGQLPKLEEDMYHIEKEDFFLIPTAEVPLTNLHAGETFREEDLPVYYTGYTPCFRREAGSYGKDTKGLVRVHQFDKVEMVKFVKPENSFEELESMLKDAEDILQRLKLPYRVILLCTGDMGFAAAKCYDIELWAGGLDRYLEVSSCSNCADFQAQRINAKYKPKGGGKPIYLHTLNGSGVALARTVIAILENYQQEDGSILIPEVLRPYMNGKTKIEKT; from the coding sequence ATGTTAAAACTGGAATATATAAGAAGTAACGCTGAAGTAGTAAAAAAAGCGATGAGAGATAGAAGTATGAAAGTAAATATAGATGAATTGCTTAAATCCGACGAAGAAAGAAGAAAACTGCTTGGCGAAGTAGAAACTCTTAAACATCAACGAAATATTCAATCGGATGATATCGGCAAGTTGATTAAAGAGGGCAAAGACGCCGAAAAATTAAAAGATGAGATGAGAGATGTCTCGGAACAAATAAAAGGACTTGATAAACAAGTCAAAGAGATAGAAGGTAAGGTTAATCCCGTTTTACTAACTATTCCTAATATCCCTCATTCTTCGGTTCCTGTTGGGAAAGACGCGAAAGACAATAAAATAGTCCGCAAATGGGGAACAATTCCTAAGTTTAATTTTTCGCCTAAAGACCATCTGCAGTTGGCTAAGAATCTAGACATTATCGATTTTGAGAGAGCTTTGAAAATTGTCGGAAGTAATTTCCCTTTATACAAAAAAACAGGCGCTTTGATAGAAAGAGCTTTAATCAACTTTATGCTGGATGTCCATACAAGAGAGCATAAATATACCGAAATTTCTCCGCCCCTTTTAGCCAACCGTTCTACTATGACAGGTACGGGACAACTGCCGAAATTGGAAGAAGATATGTATCATATCGAAAAAGAAGATTTTTTTCTTATCCCTACCGCAGAAGTACCATTGACCAATCTTCATGCAGGCGAGACATTCCGGGAAGAAGATTTACCAGTATATTATACCGGCTACACTCCCTGTTTCAGGAGAGAGGCGGGTTCTTACGGAAAAGATACGAAGGGGCTTGTCAGAGTTCATCAATTCGATAAAGTGGAAATGGTAAAATTCGTAAAACCGGAAAATTCTTTTGAAGAACTTGAATCGATGTTGAAAGATGCCGAAGATATTCTTCAAAGATTAAAATTGCCTTACCGAGTGATTTTACTCTGCACGGGCGATATGGGGTTTGCCGCGGCAAAATGTTATGATATCGAACTTTGGGCAGGCGGACTGGACAGATATTTGGAAGTATCTTCGTGCTCCAACTGCGCAGATTTTCAGGCGCAGAGAATAAACGCAAAATATAAACCCAAAGGCGGCGGAAAGCCGATATATTTACATACATTAAACGGCTCAGGCGTGGCCTTGGCAAGAACAGTTATCGCAATATTAGAAAACTACCAGCAGGAGGACGGCTCAATCCTTATCCCTGAAGTCCTGCGTCCTTATATGAACGGAAAAACGAAAATTGAGAAAACATAA
- a CDS encoding DUF1015 domain-containing protein, translated as MAEIKPFNGYFYNPNKIKSLSQVIAPPYDVIPIEEREEYYARKHNIINLILPKETTNQDKYQHSASMLNKWLRDGIFMKGDKSSFYLYHQRFLANNENSLRKGFFALVRLEDFADGKILPHENTLSSPKEDRFKLLNATRTNLSPIFLIYSDENNEVMKSLEQNKEESTFADFVPLERKNSKYILKGFPHPLGKKHTLWRVSNPQANDKIKEIIKQKTLYIADGHHRYETALKFWKENKKDYNRWILAYISPIKDDSLKIFPAHRLLKDFSLDDWKKLNNKACDFFFIKELPLNDIDKSFKLIREEGHSRHAFGVVHNDNGAIKTLLFVSKNEKKLLGKMQYHSPAWKHLDVSVLHSLIFSHILGYEEKELQDTSRLAYEVDRYKAIDLVKNGTYQIAFLLNSTKVEEVKLVANRQERMPGKATYFYPKVPTGFFINVFEK; from the coding sequence ATGGCTGAAATAAAACCTTTTAACGGATATTTTTATAATCCAAATAAGATAAAAAGTCTTTCGCAAGTGATTGCGCCTCCGTACGATGTTATTCCTATTGAGGAAAGAGAGGAATATTATGCAAGAAAGCATAATATTATCAACCTCATTCTTCCAAAAGAAACCACAAATCAGGATAAATACCAACACTCTGCTTCTATGCTAAATAAATGGTTAAGAGATGGGATTTTTATGAAAGGAGATAAATCTTCTTTCTACCTGTATCACCAGCGTTTTCTTGCTAATAATGAAAATTCATTAAGAAAAGGATTTTTTGCTCTTGTACGACTTGAGGATTTCGCGGACGGGAAAATTCTGCCGCATGAAAATACACTTTCTTCTCCAAAAGAAGATAGATTCAAGCTTTTAAACGCCACACGCACCAACCTTTCGCCAATATTTTTAATCTATTCGGATGAAAACAATGAAGTAATGAAATCGCTTGAACAAAACAAAGAAGAGTCTACTTTTGCCGATTTTGTTCCGTTGGAAAGAAAAAACTCTAAATATATTCTCAAAGGATTCCCTCATCCTTTGGGCAAAAAACATACCCTATGGAGAGTTTCCAATCCTCAAGCCAATGATAAAATTAAGGAAATAATAAAGCAAAAAACATTATACATCGCAGACGGGCACCATAGATATGAAACAGCTCTGAAATTTTGGAAAGAAAATAAGAAGGATTACAATAGATGGATTTTGGCCTATATTTCTCCTATAAAGGATGATAGTTTAAAGATTTTTCCTGCCCATCGACTATTAAAAGATTTTAGCCTGGATGATTGGAAAAAACTTAACAATAAAGCTTGTGACTTTTTCTTTATAAAAGAACTTCCCCTAAATGATATAGATAAAAGCTTTAAACTTATCCGAGAAGAAGGGCATAGTCGACACGCTTTCGGCGTAGTACATAACGATAACGGCGCAATCAAAACATTGCTCTTCGTATCCAAAAATGAAAAGAAACTATTAGGTAAAATGCAGTATCATTCTCCTGCGTGGAAGCATTTAGACGTGTCAGTATTACATTCTTTAATATTTTCCCACATCTTGGGATATGAAGAAAAAGAACTTCAAGATACTTCGCGTCTTGCCTATGAAGTTGATAGATATAAAGCTATAGACTTGGTTAAAAACGGCACTTATCAGATAGCATTTCTCCTAAATTCTACAAAGGTGGAAGAAGTAAAACTCGTAGCAAATCGGCAAGAAAGGATGCCCGGTAAAGCCACATATTTTTATCCAAAAGTTCCTACGGGCTTCTTTATTAATGTTTTTGAAAAATAA